A genomic region of Alistipes megaguti contains the following coding sequences:
- the pncB gene encoding nicotinate phosphoribosyltransferase, whose amino-acid sequence MERIISHFTDDDLYKFTMCCAVIDNFPRARVRYSFTDRDGTRYPAGFAEALLEQIALLETLVITDEEIAFMKRSCPYIPHWFYNYLKGYRFNRRWVTASQDEEGHLSVDFEGSWADTILLEVKVLAIISELYYRMTGQTGRLDYGDFYCRSRLKARRLLEAGCIFSDFGTRRRASFEAEDTAVRALKDEAAADSHTGRFVGTSNVYLAMKYGLTPIGTMAHEFVSAIGGMYGPQMANHIAMNSWRQTFRGALGTYLYDTFGWEIFSLNFSEDFANLFKGLRIDSGDNREQLQKIVDKYRSLGIDPRTKQVIFSNALDTDRAIEIQRYAREWCQPSFGIGTHFTNDFEGIRPLNIVIKLTAAKITEAWPFYNDTCKLSEDDGKHTGKPEVIARFQAALNWKA is encoded by the coding sequence CGTTCACCGACCGCGACGGCACGCGCTATCCCGCAGGCTTCGCCGAAGCGCTGCTCGAACAGATCGCCCTGCTCGAAACGCTGGTCATCACCGACGAGGAGATCGCCTTCATGAAGCGGAGCTGCCCCTATATCCCCCACTGGTTCTACAACTACCTGAAGGGCTATCGGTTCAACCGCCGCTGGGTCACCGCCAGCCAGGACGAGGAGGGACACCTCTCGGTGGATTTCGAGGGGAGCTGGGCCGACACGATTCTGCTCGAGGTCAAGGTGCTGGCCATCATCTCGGAGCTCTACTACCGGATGACGGGGCAGACCGGGCGTCTCGACTACGGGGACTTCTACTGCCGCAGCCGCCTCAAGGCCCGGCGGCTGCTCGAGGCGGGATGCATCTTCAGCGACTTCGGCACGCGCCGCCGGGCCTCGTTCGAGGCCGAGGATACGGCCGTGCGGGCGCTGAAGGACGAGGCGGCCGCGGACAGCCATACGGGACGCTTCGTGGGGACGAGCAACGTCTACCTGGCCATGAAATACGGTCTGACCCCCATCGGAACAATGGCCCACGAATTTGTCTCGGCCATCGGCGGCATGTACGGCCCCCAGATGGCCAACCACATCGCCATGAACTCCTGGCGGCAGACCTTCCGCGGTGCGCTGGGCACCTATCTCTATGATACGTTCGGGTGGGAGATCTTCAGCCTCAACTTCTCGGAGGATTTCGCCAACCTCTTCAAGGGGCTGCGCATCGACAGCGGCGACAACCGCGAGCAGCTGCAGAAAATCGTCGACAAATACCGCTCGCTGGGCATCGACCCGCGCACCAAACAGGTCATCTTCAGCAATGCGCTCGATACGGACCGCGCCATCGAGATCCAGCGTTACGCCCGGGAGTGGTGCCAGCCGTCGTTCGGCATCGGCACGCACTTCACGAACGATTTCGAAGGCATCCGGCCGTTGAACATCGTCATCAAGCTCACGGCAGCCAAGATCACCGAGGCGTGGCCCTTCTACAACGACACCTGCAAGCTGAGCGAGGACGACGGCAAGCACACGGGAAAACCCGAGGTCATAGCCCGTTTCCAGGCGGCGCTGAACTGGAAGGCCTGA
- a CDS encoding FAD-dependent oxidoreductase produces the protein MKILIVGGVAGGATVAARLRRLDEQAEVILFERGKYVSYANCGLPYYIGGTIAQRSKLFVQTVKGFTDRFRIDIRTEQEVTAIDRARREVTVRRVATGETYVETYDRLVLSPGAEPLRPPIEGIDSPRIFTLRSVPDTDAIKQYVDTRRPRRAVVVGGGFIGLEMAENLHHLGLRVDVVEMADQVMAPLDFSMAALVHRHLTDCGVGLYLKDGVVRFEERGDERVTVHLQSGRQITADLVILSIGVRPETQLAREAGLEIGERRGIAVNEYMQTSDPVIYALGDAVEVRHLVTGRPALIPLAGPANKQGRIVADNIVLGNTHIYRGSIGTSVAKVFDLTVAAAGANAKLLKTCGIEYIESFTHGASHAGYYPDALPLSIKILFAPGTGRLLGAQVVGCDGADKRIEMFEQIIRTGGTIYDLTELEHAYAPPYSSAKDPVNMAGYVAENILTGRVRVIQWRDVAALGDETLRIDVRTHDEFAMGSIPGFVNIPLDELREHLDELPRERPVVVSCAVGLRGYLASRILTQHGFRDVRNLSGGYTTWRAATVPVPEPRDGEECRCDCAPVHDCRSVAQPGRADASTGCGDSAAVSPEGESAVVEVDACGLMCPGPVLQLKKSFEALKPGGQLRITATDQAFGRDVASWCRMTGAELLSLDTCGGKVRAQIRKPVPAAASCCGARPESVSRQAASADNKTIVVFSDDLDRALASFVIANGAAATGKRVTMFFTFWGLNVIKKRRKPAVRKDLMGRMFGWMLPSHSGRLHLSKLNMWGLGSRMMRGIMRRKKISSLEELMRQALDSGVEMIACTMSMDVMGVRREELLDEVTLGGVASYLDRTEEANLNLFI, from the coding sequence ATGAAGATTCTTATTGTCGGAGGGGTGGCCGGAGGGGCCACCGTGGCGGCCCGCCTGCGCCGCCTGGACGAGCAGGCCGAGGTGATCCTCTTCGAGCGGGGGAAATACGTCTCGTATGCCAACTGCGGACTGCCGTATTACATCGGCGGGACGATTGCCCAGCGGTCGAAACTCTTCGTGCAGACGGTCAAGGGTTTCACCGACCGCTTCCGCATCGATATCCGCACCGAACAGGAGGTGACGGCGATCGACCGTGCGCGCAGGGAGGTGACGGTGCGTCGTGTGGCCACGGGCGAAACCTACGTGGAGACCTACGACCGGTTGGTCCTCTCGCCCGGAGCCGAGCCGTTGCGACCGCCGATCGAGGGGATCGACAGCCCGCGGATCTTCACGCTGCGCAGCGTTCCCGACACGGATGCCATCAAACAGTATGTCGACACACGGCGCCCGCGGCGTGCCGTGGTTGTGGGCGGCGGATTCATCGGTCTGGAGATGGCCGAGAACCTGCACCACCTGGGGCTTCGGGTCGACGTGGTGGAGATGGCCGATCAGGTGATGGCGCCGCTCGACTTCTCGATGGCCGCACTGGTCCACCGCCACCTGACGGACTGCGGGGTCGGTCTCTATCTGAAGGATGGAGTGGTGCGCTTCGAGGAGCGGGGCGATGAACGGGTGACGGTCCATCTGCAGAGCGGGCGGCAGATCACGGCGGATCTGGTGATTCTGAGCATCGGCGTGCGCCCCGAAACCCAACTGGCCCGGGAGGCCGGGCTGGAGATCGGCGAGCGGCGCGGCATTGCGGTTAACGAGTACATGCAGACCTCCGATCCGGTGATCTACGCCCTGGGGGATGCCGTCGAGGTGCGGCATCTGGTGACGGGACGTCCGGCGCTCATCCCGCTGGCCGGACCGGCCAACAAGCAGGGCCGTATCGTGGCCGACAACATCGTGCTGGGCAACACGCACATCTACAGGGGTTCGATCGGCACGTCGGTGGCCAAGGTCTTCGACCTGACGGTGGCTGCGGCCGGCGCCAATGCCAAACTGCTGAAGACCTGCGGCATCGAGTACATCGAGTCGTTCACCCACGGCGCCTCGCATGCTGGCTACTATCCCGATGCGCTGCCGCTGTCGATCAAGATTCTCTTCGCCCCCGGGACGGGGCGCCTGCTCGGGGCGCAGGTCGTCGGCTGCGACGGCGCCGACAAACGCATCGAGATGTTCGAGCAGATCATCCGCACGGGGGGTACCATCTATGACCTCACGGAGCTCGAACATGCCTATGCACCGCCTTACTCCTCGGCCAAGGATCCGGTGAACATGGCCGGCTATGTGGCCGAAAACATCCTCACGGGGCGTGTGCGGGTGATCCAGTGGCGGGATGTCGCCGCGCTGGGCGACGAGACGCTGCGCATCGACGTACGCACGCACGACGAGTTTGCCATGGGTTCGATCCCGGGCTTCGTGAATATCCCGCTTGACGAACTGCGCGAACACCTCGACGAGTTGCCGCGCGAGCGCCCCGTTGTGGTGAGCTGTGCCGTCGGACTGCGGGGCTACCTGGCCAGCCGCATCCTCACCCAGCACGGATTCCGCGACGTGCGCAACCTTTCGGGCGGCTACACGACGTGGCGTGCGGCGACGGTCCCGGTTCCCGAACCCCGCGACGGGGAGGAGTGCCGTTGCGACTGCGCCCCGGTGCACGATTGCCGGAGTGTGGCGCAGCCGGGCCGTGCGGATGCCTCGACGGGCTGTGGCGATTCGGCGGCCGTGTCGCCGGAGGGGGAGAGTGCCGTGGTGGAGGTCGATGCCTGCGGGCTGATGTGCCCGGGGCCGGTCCTGCAGTTGAAGAAGAGTTTCGAGGCCCTGAAGCCGGGCGGACAGCTGCGCATTACGGCCACGGACCAGGCCTTCGGACGCGACGTGGCCTCGTGGTGCCGCATGACCGGAGCCGAACTGCTCTCACTCGACACCTGCGGCGGCAAGGTGCGGGCGCAGATCCGCAAGCCGGTGCCGGCTGCAGCGTCGTGCTGCGGTGCACGGCCCGAATCGGTCTCCCGGCAGGCAGCGTCGGCCGACAACAAGACGATCGTCGTCTTCAGCGATGATCTGGACCGGGCGCTGGCCTCGTTCGTCATCGCCAACGGAGCGGCGGCGACGGGAAAGCGGGTGACGATGTTCTTCACCTTCTGGGGGCTCAACGTCATCAAGAAGCGTCGCAAGCCGGCCGTGCGGAAGGATCTGATGGGGCGCATGTTCGGCTGGATGCTCCCGTCGCACAGCGGACGGCTGCACCTTTCGAAACTCAATATGTGGGGGCTTGGTAGCCGGATGATGCGCGGCATCATGCGCCGCAAGAAGATCTCCAGCCTCGAGGAGCTGATGCGTCAGGCGCTGGACAGCGGCGTGGAGATGATCGCCTGCACGATGTCGATGGACGTCATGGGCGTACGGCGTGAAGAACTGCTGGACGAGGTCACGTTGGGCGGCGTCGCCTCTTACCTCGATCGCACCGAGGAGGCCAATCTGAACCTCTTCATCTGA
- a CDS encoding MarR family winged helix-turn-helix transcriptional regulator, translated as MEPICRIKEIYKALYQFEKAFAERHGITINEAMLLCCLKQGGARTAGTLCDFVGLSGPRVSKVITTVERKGYLHRTISPQDRRQMLFSLTELGAEKIRQMQHETLGFDKLFAQLKAFVATEQDPESENQSHNHTNP; from the coding sequence ATGGAACCAATTTGCCGCATCAAGGAGATTTACAAGGCGCTGTACCAATTTGAAAAGGCGTTTGCCGAGCGTCATGGCATTACGATCAACGAGGCGATGCTGCTCTGCTGCCTGAAGCAGGGTGGGGCCCGTACGGCCGGAACGTTGTGTGATTTTGTCGGGCTTTCGGGGCCGCGAGTCTCGAAGGTCATCACGACGGTCGAACGGAAGGGGTATCTCCACCGCACGATCAGTCCGCAGGACCGTCGCCAGATGCTCTTCTCGCTCACGGAGCTCGGGGCGGAGAAGATCCGTCAGATGCAGCACGAGACCCTGGGTTTTGACAAACTCTTCGCGCAGTTGAAGGCCTTCGTGGCGACGGAGCAGGACCCCGAATCGGAAAATCAATCACACAACCATACGAACCCATGA
- a CDS encoding glycoside hydrolase family 97 N-terminal domain-containing protein yields the protein MTLGKRLFKLVQRLVNLLDAANWFHLFDLFVTKIKLFSIKNYFYWKIIIGHAPLRKIEQALIGIHDNLTAHKEHAVRIIVIVTRLGSRGIHPINTPGIPVLGVWGFLLHDTVMTPWRVLIVAENLNQLVNTDLITNLNPAPNPDLFADTSWIRPGR from the coding sequence ATGACGCTCGGCAAACGCCTTTTCAAATTGGTACAGCGCCTTGTAAATCTCCTTGATGCGGCAAATTGGTTCCATCTTTTCGATCTTTTCGTCACAAAGATAAAATTATTTTCTATTAAAAACTATTTTTATTGGAAAATTATTATCGGACACGCGCCCCTCCGGAAAATAGAACAGGCGCTGATAGGGATTCACGACAACCTGACCGCTCATAAAGAGCATGCGGTTCGAATTATTGTAATTGTCACCCGCCTTGGCAGCCGAGGAATTCACCCAATAAACACCCCGGGCATTCCCGTCCTTGGTGTCTGGGGATTCCTGCTCCACGATACCGTCATGACACCCTGGCGGGTTCTGATCGTTGCCGAGAACCTCAACCAGCTCGTCAACACGGACCTGATTACCAATCTCAATCCGGCCCCGAATCCGGACCTCTTTGCCGATACGTCGTGGATCCGTCCGGGGCGATAG
- a CDS encoding family 20 glycosylhydrolase has translation MGCQRGSLLCGPGDDLHFIEHVLSEILALFPSRQIHIGGDECPVTRWQDCPQCRRRMQTERLADETALRSYFVRRIQQWLQVRGREIIGWDELLEGELSSEVTLMVWRDPAHAYEAIRRGCRVILSPKQFWPRWGGPVNGNAIAPDGSTTYRQRGPDSGPD, from the coding sequence ATGGGGTGTCAGCGAGGATCTTTATTGTGCGGGCCGGGAGACGACCTTCACTTTATCGAGCATGTTCTGAGTGAGATCCTGGCACTTTTCCCATCCCGGCAGATTCATATCGGCGGCGACGAATGTCCGGTTACGCGATGGCAGGATTGTCCGCAGTGCCGGCGTCGGATGCAGACGGAACGGTTGGCCGACGAGACGGCTTTGCGAAGCTATTTCGTACGACGCATCCAGCAGTGGCTGCAGGTCCGTGGACGGGAGATCATCGGCTGGGACGAATTGCTCGAAGGGGAACTCTCCTCCGAGGTGACCCTTATGGTATGGCGGGATCCGGCTCATGCCTACGAAGCCATCCGACGGGGCTGTCGCGTCATCCTCTCTCCCAAACAGTTTTGGCCGAGGTGGGGTGGGCCTGTGAACGGAAATGCTATCGCCCCGGACGGATCCACGACGTATCGGCAAAGAGGTCCGGATTCGGGGCCGGATTGA
- a CDS encoding porin, with translation MKKHCFLILLTLLITGSAFARESGKRPLKNTIEIPADSTGELLARLRNMPNIEVGKGITFRPKNDRFEMTMRFRMQNLLALSFDDNLSLSETDARVKRLRLRFDGFIYSPKLVYSVQLGFTAYDAEVLPNGNMNIVRDAIVYYVPSPKWNIGFGQTKIKANRARINSSSALQFVDRSIVNSQFHLDRDFGLFGEYNLDHTEGFDLGFKGSVTLGEGRNWGSTNNGGLAYTGRLELYPLGHFAAKGDVMEGDFTGEERPRLLVAGAWSFNHKASRLSGQRGGFMPAGQTRNIGSYFVDLILKYRGWAFYTDFMGRTCPQPTFGTTDPAAFVYTGQGLNVQTSYLFNKRWEIALRNSTLFPDGEIHAWTGYRTHNQTTFGVTRYIIGHSLKVQADLSYNTYDRLGNTVGAGLRNGWELRFQVELGL, from the coding sequence ATGAAAAAACATTGCTTCCTGATCCTGCTGACTCTCCTGATCACCGGATCCGCATTCGCCCGTGAATCCGGGAAACGACCCCTCAAAAACACCATCGAGATCCCGGCCGACTCCACCGGCGAACTCCTCGCCCGGCTGCGAAACATGCCCAATATCGAGGTGGGAAAGGGAATCACCTTCCGCCCCAAAAACGACCGCTTCGAAATGACGATGCGTTTCCGCATGCAAAACCTGCTGGCCCTCTCGTTCGACGACAACCTCTCGCTCTCCGAAACCGACGCCCGTGTCAAGCGGCTGCGGCTGCGTTTCGACGGTTTCATCTACTCGCCCAAACTCGTCTACTCCGTTCAGTTGGGATTCACCGCCTACGACGCCGAGGTGCTCCCGAACGGCAACATGAACATCGTCCGCGACGCCATCGTCTACTACGTTCCGAGCCCCAAATGGAACATCGGATTCGGGCAGACCAAGATCAAGGCCAACCGCGCCCGCATCAACTCGTCGAGCGCCCTGCAGTTCGTCGACCGCAGCATCGTCAACAGCCAGTTCCACCTCGACCGCGACTTCGGACTCTTCGGCGAGTACAACCTCGACCACACCGAAGGATTCGATCTGGGATTCAAGGGTTCGGTAACCCTCGGCGAGGGCCGCAACTGGGGCTCGACCAACAACGGAGGCCTGGCCTATACGGGGCGACTGGAGCTCTATCCGCTGGGCCACTTCGCCGCAAAGGGGGATGTCATGGAGGGTGATTTCACCGGGGAGGAGCGGCCCCGTCTGCTCGTGGCCGGAGCCTGGTCGTTCAACCACAAGGCTTCGCGGCTGAGCGGACAGCGCGGCGGCTTCATGCCCGCGGGCCAGACCCGCAACATCGGTTCCTATTTCGTCGATCTGATCCTCAAGTACCGCGGCTGGGCCTTCTACACCGACTTCATGGGCCGCACCTGCCCGCAACCGACCTTCGGAACGACGGACCCCGCGGCATTCGTCTATACGGGGCAGGGCCTCAACGTCCAGACCAGCTATCTCTTCAACAAACGCTGGGAGATCGCCCTGCGCAACTCGACGCTCTTCCCCGACGGGGAGATTCACGCCTGGACCGGCTACCGCACCCACAACCAGACGACCTTCGGCGTCACGCGATACATCATCGGCCATTCGCTCAAGGTGCAGGCCGACCTCTCGTACAACACCTACGACCGACTCGGGAATACGGTCGGTGCGGGGTTGCGC